One genomic region from Candidatus Goldiibacteriota bacterium encodes:
- a CDS encoding 2-hydroxyacid dehydrogenase produces MKKIKVAFFDAKPYDIVNFDHVNKKYGYTIKYLPPHLNKETAFMAGTADVVCAFVNDTIDAPVIAELKKQGVKLIALRCAGYNNVDLKASFNTLHVARVPAYSPNAVAEHAAALMMTLNRKVHKAYFRTRDGNFSINGLLGFDMKGKTAGVIGTGKIGREMINILKGFGVKVVAYDSFPDKKYAAENKIEYASLDKIYKEADITTLHCPLNKDTFHMINTQSIKKMKKGVMIINTGRGSLIDAKALISGLKSGRIGYAGLDVYEEEDKYFFEDFSGRVLSDDVLARLLTFPNVIITSHQAFFTKEAVENIADTTLGNIKEYFEKHTLTNEICYQCNKTCVKKKNNICF; encoded by the coding sequence ATGAAAAAGATAAAAGTGGCTTTCTTTGACGCAAAGCCTTATGACATTGTAAATTTTGACCACGTTAATAAGAAATACGGGTACACTATTAAATATCTTCCGCCGCACCTTAATAAAGAGACTGCTTTTATGGCAGGCACGGCTGATGTTGTCTGCGCTTTTGTCAATGACACTATTGACGCCCCCGTAATTGCGGAACTAAAAAAGCAGGGGGTAAAGCTAATTGCCCTAAGGTGCGCCGGTTATAATAATGTGGACTTAAAAGCTTCTTTTAATACCCTTCATGTGGCAAGGGTTCCCGCATATTCGCCAAACGCGGTGGCGGAACACGCGGCCGCCCTTATGATGACCCTTAATAGAAAAGTGCATAAAGCATACTTCAGGACGCGCGACGGCAATTTTTCCATAAACGGGCTTTTAGGATTTGACATGAAGGGAAAAACAGCGGGTGTAATTGGCACCGGTAAAATAGGCAGGGAGATGATTAACATACTTAAAGGGTTCGGCGTTAAGGTGGTTGCCTATGACTCTTTCCCGGATAAAAAGTACGCCGCTGAAAATAAGATAGAGTACGCTTCTCTGGATAAAATTTATAAAGAAGCTGATATTACCACCCTTCACTGCCCTTTAAACAAAGACACCTTTCATATGATAAACACGCAGAGTATCAAAAAGATGAAAAAGGGCGTGATGATAATAAACACCGGCCGCGGAAGCCTTATAGACGCGAAAGCTTTAATCAGCGGATTAAAGAGCGGCAGGATAGGGTACGCGGGGCTTGATGTGTATGAAGAAGAAGATAAGTATTTCTTTGAAGATTTTTCCGGCAGGGTGTTAAGTGATGACGTACTGGCGCGGCTTTTAACTTTCCCCAATGTCATCATCACTTCGCACCAGGCGTTTTTTACAAAAGAAGCGGTTGAAAATATTGCGGATACCACACTTGGCAATATAAAAGAGTATTTTGAGAAACACACCCTGACAAATGAAATATGTTATCAGTGCAATAAAACATGCGTTAAGAAGAAAAATAATATCTGTTTTTGA
- a CDS encoding N-glycosylase/DNA lyase → MSYASEINAVKKIYVSQKNTIGRALESFRSKWKNGTSRDIMHEMIFCIFTPQSKAVNCWACVEKILEKKLLLNATPAQLLQLKEINGVRFKNKKAVYACEARDKFVKNGKFIIKEFLSEFKDPYEMREWLVKKIKGYGYKEASHFLRNIGFGDDIAILDRHILRNLVRMGVIPAIPESLTNAKYLETEQKMKKFSKKIKIPMDGLDLTLWFREAGHVFK, encoded by the coding sequence ATGTCATATGCGTCAGAAATAAACGCTGTAAAAAAAATATATGTATCACAGAAGAATACAATAGGCCGCGCCCTTGAAAGTTTCAGGAGCAAGTGGAAAAACGGAACATCGCGTGACATAATGCATGAAATGATTTTCTGCATATTCACGCCGCAGTCAAAGGCGGTTAACTGTTGGGCGTGCGTGGAAAAAATACTGGAGAAAAAACTTCTCTTAAACGCCACGCCGGCGCAGCTTCTGCAGCTTAAAGAAATTAACGGCGTCAGGTTCAAGAACAAAAAAGCGGTATATGCCTGCGAAGCAAGGGACAAATTCGTAAAGAACGGGAAGTTTATAATTAAAGAGTTCCTGTCAGAGTTCAAAGACCCGTATGAAATGCGCGAATGGCTTGTGAAAAAAATTAAAGGTTACGGTTATAAGGAAGCCAGCCATTTTTTAAGAAATATCGGTTTCGGCGATGACATTGCCATTTTAGACAGGCACATATTAAGGAACCTTGTCAGGATGGGGGTAATACCCGCGATTCCTGAAAGCCTGACAAACGCGAAGTACCTTGAGACAGAACAGAAGATGAAAAAATTTTCCAAAAAGATAAAAATCCCGATGGACGGCCTTGATTTAACGTTATGGTTCCGTGAAGCAGGGCATGTGTTTAAATAA
- a CDS encoding iron-containing alcohol dehydrogenase produces the protein MKNLTFANPVKIVFGAGEINSVGAEAKHLGKKAVIVTGKKSVKTSGLLDAVQKSLEKAGVGFVVYAYVTPNPKVNEVDEAAELAIAENCDMVIGLGGGSAMDAAKGVCVAAANKKSIWDFVYIPEKGADKIEKALPLMLIPTLAATGSEGNPAAVFSNPETGQKQGLYNPEFLYPKVSIVDPLLTTTVPAKQTAEGIIDIIMHVLEEYLTGDENCALQDRITEGVMLTCVESGTKLMKDLKNPVLRADISLSSTVALMGVPNAGRAGNWTVHPIEHAISALHDEIAHGAGIAAILPSYLQFLERLRPDRVIQFGQRVFGIPEDVDDKMKIPYTIDRLKAFMTEIGLKDNLKDLGIQQEELKTIADKVVEVAGVPAPIKDRKELEEILNNAF, from the coding sequence ATGAAAAATTTGACATTCGCAAATCCGGTAAAAATTGTATTTGGCGCGGGGGAAATTAACTCCGTCGGTGCGGAAGCAAAACACCTTGGGAAAAAAGCCGTAATTGTCACCGGTAAAAAATCGGTTAAAACATCCGGGCTTCTTGATGCTGTTCAGAAATCACTTGAAAAAGCAGGCGTTGGATTTGTGGTTTACGCGTATGTGACGCCTAACCCAAAAGTAAATGAAGTGGATGAAGCCGCGGAGCTGGCAATAGCGGAAAACTGCGATATGGTAATAGGGCTTGGCGGCGGGTCGGCTATGGATGCTGCAAAAGGCGTGTGCGTGGCTGCGGCAAATAAAAAAAGCATCTGGGATTTTGTTTATATTCCTGAAAAAGGCGCGGATAAAATAGAAAAAGCGCTTCCGCTTATGCTTATACCCACACTTGCGGCGACAGGGTCAGAAGGCAATCCGGCCGCTGTTTTTTCAAACCCGGAAACAGGGCAGAAACAGGGCTTATATAATCCGGAATTTTTGTATCCAAAAGTTTCTATTGTAGACCCCCTGCTTACAACAACAGTTCCGGCAAAGCAGACAGCCGAAGGCATAATAGATATAATCATGCACGTGCTTGAAGAGTATCTGACAGGCGATGAAAACTGCGCCCTGCAGGACAGGATTACGGAAGGCGTGATGTTAACCTGCGTTGAAAGCGGCACGAAATTAATGAAAGATTTAAAAAATCCTGTATTGCGCGCGGATATCTCATTATCCAGCACGGTCGCGCTTATGGGCGTGCCAAATGCCGGGCGCGCGGGCAACTGGACAGTGCATCCTATTGAACACGCAATATCGGCATTGCATGATGAAATAGCGCACGGCGCCGGAATAGCGGCAATACTGCCGTCGTATCTTCAGTTTCTTGAAAGGTTAAGGCCTGACAGGGTGATTCAATTTGGGCAGCGTGTGTTTGGTATTCCGGAAGACGTTGATGATAAAATGAAAATACCATATACGATAGACCGTTTAAAAGCATTTATGACAGAGATTGGTTTAAAAGACAACCTTAAGGACCTTGGCATACAGCAGGAAGAACTTAAAACAATAGCGGACAAGGTTGTAGAAGTGGCGGGAGTGCCTGCCCCGATAAAAGACAGAAAAGAACTGGAAGAAATTTTAAATAACGCCTTTTAA